From a single Cyprinus carpio isolate SPL01 chromosome A3, ASM1834038v1, whole genome shotgun sequence genomic region:
- the LOC109049687 gene encoding nuclear factor interleukin-3-regulated protein-like: MFEESSQEMRVLNATAPSSTMSFTDEAVSILTSSSLLARSLLGRSSPLKRKDTGSENITSVRRKREFIPYEKKDEGYWDKRRKNNEAAKRSREKRRVNDMVLENRVLALLEENARLRAEMLALKFRFGLIKDPSNASILPLTTGSCVPQPSAPHYYLPRGDGAHQSGPVLSNQSQSGPQSGRSIRDTSSMSEDSGFSTPGGSSVGSPVFFEDRLSDHGKLSPHQADELGYESHHSSADVLATGHITMSSNRMESVDSMKSLPHKLRFKSPGGGECDNPGDRQSPVLPTVGPRVHNLLGTTEGAGYWTPQDGEDTRKVMPLQQQQQQYRNYSHSVNPSESQYQAENSMLKSQLSSLSEEVAQLKKLFSEQLLTKTN, translated from the coding sequence ATGTTTGAAGAGTCATCTCAGGAGATGAGGGTGTTAAATGCGACTGCTCCCAGTAGCACAATGTCTTTCACAGATGAAGCTGTGTCCATCCTGACGTCAAGCAGTTTGCTTGCACGCTCGCTACTGGGCCGATCGTCGCCGCTTAAACGCAAAGACACAGGTTCAGAAAACATCACCTCTGTGAGGCGCAAGCGGGAGTTTATTCCTTACGAGAAGAAGGATGAGGGCTACTGGGACAAGCGCAGGAAGAACAACGAAGCCGCAAAGCGCTCTCGTGAGAAACGGCGTGTAAATGACATGGTGCTGGAAAACCGCGTGCTGGCGCTGCTCGAGGAGAACGCCAGGTTACGAGCGGAAATGCTCGCACTGAAATTTCGCTTTGGCCTCATTAAAGATCCCTCGAACGCTTCCATACTTCCGCTCACAACAGGATCCTGCGTCCCACAACCTTCGGCGCCACATTACTACCTTCCACGTGGGGATGGCGCTCACCAATCTGGTCCAGTATTGTCAAATCAGTCCCAAAGCGGACCGCAATCTGGCCGAAGTATCAGAGATACGAGCAGTATGTCAGAAGACTCTGGTTTCTCCACACCCGGTGGGTCCAGTGTTGGTAGTCCCGTCTTCTTTGAGGACAGATTAAGTGACCATGGAAAGTTGTCTCCGCACCAAGCAGATGAACTGGGTTACGAGTCACATCACTCCTCAGCTGATGTTTTAGCAACGGGACACATCACCATGTCATCCAACCGGATGGAGTCAGTGGACAGTATGAAGAGTCTTCCGCACAAGCTTAGGTTTAAGTCTCCAGGCGGTGGCGAATGCGACAACCCCGGAGACCGACAAAGTCCTGTGCTTCCCACAGTGGGCCCTAGGGTTCACAACCTTTTGGGTACAACTGAAGGAGCAGGTTACTGGACACCACAAGACGGAGAAGACACCCGAAAAGTCATGCcactacagcagcagcagcagcagtacagGAATTACAGCCACAGTGTGAACCCAAGCGAATCTCAATACCAAGCCGAGAACAGCATGCTCAAATCTCAGCTCAGCTCTCTCAGCGAGGAAGTGGCCCAGCTCAAAAAGCTCTTCTCCGAGCAGTTGCTCACCAAAACAAATTAA